The following DNA comes from Procambarus clarkii isolate CNS0578487 chromosome 23, FALCON_Pclarkii_2.0, whole genome shotgun sequence.
tgcatcacgttattgtgatctgtgtgtgtaattcttcacttgctacagcaacaggaatgtgtgtgtatgtatttgtgttgttgaatatgaccgaaagtgtaagattaatgattctaacacaaatcatctgaatatttgtttttcttcactgtcgagagtagttaaaaaaatttactcgagtttattttcacactttatttatggtccttaagtccctctccttaatgctgctgctgtttctcgcatctttgcatcgcttgtatgtttgggggtttggcctcttgctatatattgattccatttgtgtgtgtttgggtctcaggccctctcgcaatttctgttgaacaaaccccttttcctagttctgcatctctcctttggtacaaattttgttgtgcttttatcatatatttcacaaaacttgacatacatttcatttacttcatgtcctatcagcaagtgtttgtcaaattctttaaggaaagtttatcatcctgattgcagatctctagcgatattatgtcaacttcttgtggattcgcaatcattatttaatttacctttaggtgttctttcaccagcacagcaacactgtacctctcccaaccagtttaagataaaaactaagtactaactaattaactcaatgtaacctaccttacccccaaaatgacaacccatgtcttctattttaaacaatgctgttttgttgaccaaattgtatttttgtttttttctgcaatgtttccccccccccaccactctaccaccacattgagtttagtagctctgtgcacgtcaggtgctgtttaatatacagacctactcctccatttgacctagtttctctatcacatctatatcactttgtgctttagccctggtggagcttggtccaccaggctgttgtttggagtggcccgcagatccacatacagtctgcatatgatatacagtctgttgatcaattaaactacagtagttagtttttatcatccgaatgcaccaatatgtgttcattcttcccagatgaaggaactaggtaatattcatcatctgaatgcaccatctgatgctttaacacactcatgatacacgagaggtttaaaaaacttttaaaactttttgacctatatatttaaaagcaattctaaagttaaaaagtgtagcataggcccctcgcagaatgttcttaatatgatcctcaggttatagttttctatctaaaaccacccctagatctctttcttgatcagaattctttatagatctcagtggctcgatcatagaaactgctctaaatccttgttggcctggattgtggaggtcattggtctctataaaactagtaatctgactcctgatcactctcaaataattttattatgtgggatgttagtgcaactggtctataattctttgccaatgcttgtgttgtgttgtgttgttttggtagtgatgtgcaatgtgttgttttggtagtgattcgtccagttctggtagtagtgcggttgttgtgtagtgtagtacttgtgtgcttgttaatgacttgtattccagtcttgtgggtatctcctttcccctacgggccaactgctttgttcttacctagcattttgctttgtttgggtatgaatgtttgtgtgccgtatattttgcaaaatttgccatatatctcattatttactcctctgcctagcaacaagtctgtctaattatactcattaactgtttttcaaagttccccatagtgtcctttattgaaatcgagttcatgaaccgtttcaatgttcttattttcttctagattatatcttaaagtatatttaaatgttattgttattattgttattaaatgttattgtgacattgcattgcaattgagctatgttgtttaccataccgttcatttcgtgagtataagtatagatgccacacttgtgacaggtaaaaccatgccttttttgaaaaacagcaccgtctgttgcacgtaagagcaacccacactatattatgttgcgatattatttcaatatttccgattgtattgataatttgaattttcatagatttcaatttattttcatttcgatttaataattttgtgtgacattgcattgaaattgagctgtgttgtttaccatactgttcatttcatgagtatagtttatttttttatttttttcatttcatttttttagctgttcttatttttcagtgatgggaatatcagatcatttgatgttcccaattttctgatggaagcatcagaccattatagaatgcatcggatgaggtagtttggaatggtggggaggacgagaggggggtatggtggggaagacgaggggacagaggagagggtaatggtggggaggacgaggggactggggagttggggatggtggggacaggggaatgctggggaggacaaagggacaggtgaatgggagatggtgggggaggaagaaggacaggggaggggaaaatggtaaggaggacgatgggacagggaagtgggaatagtggggatgatgtggggacagggaagtgggaaggacgagaggactgtggaatggggaatagcaaagtgaattataattatatatattaattaattcttataaatttccagaagcctgtatcaacacccacactaatgcaactgaaagagatgttgagacaagtattgctgatatgttgaagaacgccccaaacaaactcggtggaaacagatacaaggtaaagtttgccaatttgctgtagtctaattcaatttctttttagtaatcttcgagaacatttatgctatgaataagataaaataatgtaactgattttgatttatttactatttattatttatttaccgttattagtataatagatctcgtaataattttgcaaaaataatggcatttactattttaaaaagctcgggtgcagggggggggggttatgtaaaagcctggtttgtgcctcggagaggctatgggatccagtaagatcgtccttcctttcctccctagaatctggatgtagcaggtgctcaattgtcaaaagtgaaaaattggttttgtcttccgaatgcaccatttctgtaaatttgctaataatcttttaaaaatagtaaatgccattatttttgcaaaattattacgagatctattatactaataacggtttgataaaatacagtagactgcctactggttttacctgtaataaggtttgatacagatgattatgattatggttttggcctccaccaacctctcacctaacttgttccaaccatgtctaccacggttttgtcttccgaatgcaccatttctgtaaatttgctaataatcttttaaaaatagtaaatgccattatttttgcaaaattattacgagatctattatactaataacggtttgataaaatacagtagactgcctactggttttacctgtaataaggtttgatacagatgattatgattatggttttggcctccaccaccctctcacctaacttgttccaaccatgtctaccacggttttgtcttccgaatgcaccatttctgtaaatttgctaataatcttttaaaaatagtaaatgccattatttttgcaaaattattacgagatctattatactaataacggtttgataaaatacagtagactgcctactggttttacctgtaataaggtttgatacagatgattatgattatggttttggcctccaccaccctctcacctaacttgttccaaccatgtctaccacggttttgtcttccgaatgcaccatttctgtaaatttgctaataatcttttaaaaatagtaaatgccattatttttgcaaaattattacgagatctattatactaataacggtttgataaaatacagtagactgcctactggttttacctgtaataaggtttgatacagatgattatgattatggttttggcctccaccaccctctcacctaacttgttccaaccatgtctaccacggttttgtcttccgaatgcaccatttctgtaaatttgctaataatcttttaaaaatagtaaatgccattatttttgcaaaattattacgagatctattatactaataacggtttgataaaatacagtagactgcctactggttttacctgtaataaggtttgatacagatgattatgattatggttttggcctccaccaccctctcacctaacttgttccaaccatgtctaccacggttttgtcttccgaatgcaccatttctgtaaatttgctaataatcttttaaaaatagtaaatgccattatttttgcaaaattattacgagatctattatactaataacggtttgataaaatacagtagactgcctactggttttacctgtaataaggtttgatacagatgattatgattatggttttggcctccaccaccctctcacctaacttgttccaaccatgtctaccacggttttgtcttccgaatgcaccatttctgtaaatttgctaataatcttttaaaaatagtaaatgccaatatttttgcaaaattcctgaatattgtcaaaatgacggaaacccatatgtcaaaaacacatggagatataccaatcctggaagacattcttccatccccacttgaaactgttgagcaggtggaaagtctgtcacatgagctaaaagttaacagtgaatataaaaagagtatggtaagtgttgcttaattcttttagcctgagtatggtaagtgttgctgaatttttttagccttgtacatatgtcttttgattagtttttttgcagatgaaggaaggtggggtggcacataattgattgttcagtgttatgtttaaggtacaaataaaacaaaagcaaaagttactcaaattcgttgatttttgtaatagttaagaaggaaaatattttaatgctatttatttaatacagttggaaattagaaaatctaatgttgagattgaaagatatatattattctctattaccttacagcttatgcattattttaacaggtccagacgctgtctcaaatgggcggtgcaagctgtggagacacagtgagacgaatgatgaggaggatagggacctatggggtctggtctcagtattcactcgttgggcgcaagaggaaacgtgtcttcaaaaccttggatatttgtaatgtaataataagtacgtaaatttgacatttttttggattatatatatgtctgcatgtattatgtattatacttgcatgcttgttaatgacttgtattctagtcttgtgggtatctcctttctcctacgggccaaatgctttgttcttacctagcattttgctttgtttgggtatgaatgtttgtgtaccttcattgtatattttgcaaaatttgccatatatctcattactcctctgcctagcaacaagtctgtctaattatactcaataactatttttcaaagttccccatagtgtcctttattgaaatagagttcatgaaccgtttcaatatccttattttcttctagattatatcttaaagtatatttaaatgttattgtgacattgcattgcaattgagctgcgttgttaaccattctgttcatttcatgagtatattttattttctattttttcatatcattttttttatctgtttttatttttcagtgatgggaatatcagatcatttgatgttcccatcagaaaattgggaaagtcagatcttttgatgttcccaattttcagatggaagcatcagaccatcatggaatgcatgggatgaggtagtttagaatggtggggaggacgacaggggggatggtggggaagacgagggaacagaggagagggtaatggtggggaggacgaggggacaggggaatggagaatgctggggaggacaaaggggacgaggggacggaggaagactggagaacaggggaacacctaaataaaagtcaacaatgttattactctgtggcttcttgtctcctgacaaaaagaattataattatatatattaattaattcttataactttccagaagcctgtatcaacacccacactaatgcaactgaaagagatgttgagacaagtattgctgatatgttgaagaacgccccaaacaaacacggtggaaacagatacaaggtaaagtttgccaatttgctgtagtctaattcaatctctttttagtaatctttgtgaacatttatgctatgaataagataaaataatgtaattgattttgactaaatatgtagatatatttaattttctgagcactaataatgaaagaaaaccaaaataagaggtggctactatctctaataatgggctggaataatacaggatataataatatatatatatatatatatataaatatatatacatatatttatatatatatatatttatttatataaatatatatatgatatatatattctattctattagtctattctattctatagttttatatagattcttgttttagtttttttctataatatggaaagggtttttaattaataaattaaatattatataataaaataatgtattattgaaaacaattagtaacaaacaatatttcattacagggtggtgaagcaagaatacatgtgcatcacatagcagagtcggatatgacgaataatgaaaacagcggagagcctggtgcatggcataccgctgaatcttctctaatgtctatatagaagaatctttgtttctgtgtgtatatatgtatatatatcattaataatatatatatatatatatatatatatatatatatatatatatatatatatataacctatatatatatatatatatatatatttatatatatatttatatatatatttatatatatatttatatatatatatatatttatatatatatttatatatatatatatatatttatatatatatttatatatatatatatatttatatatatatttatatatatatatatttatatatatatttatatatatgtatatatatttatatatatatttatatatatatatatatatattgtgacgataatctccttcaagagattgagcctgctcttccctccaaaattacgtcttcacaactatataaaagactatggaagaaatgtccaacaacgacaacaccagcaccagcaaggcttgccagggtgagcagaaacgtatgcaaccagccacctgttcgaactccaaccaccaaactacccgttgatcgctacggctccgctgattggtcgccggtctggctgcacctgcctcgcccccccccaatactacctgatgtctggggtcgccccaacatcagtcctgagaatgttccgtgctttcgtagccagcactcctcccagctagacgttagcgtgtactgagagaggtggtggctttaagccaatattccagcacctcccacttaacttttgtgttgcacttcttattattttgccttaacgtaactttcattgtgtcatttaagtattcttattattttgattcattgattttattataagaatttgtttgtgcattattttcatgttttgatttatttaacgtaattaaaatttcattgttaaagtttacttgtgttttgtgtgtcttctccttaccttaccacagacgaagttccagtttttctatttttttttataactatgtgacgaggccatacccctagcctaaacagccgaacaccaacgcgttaccgtcacaagttatatgggggcctgtccgggagcctcactcaggtactggtgccaagtggtaatttatggtaagcgtatttaactttgttaacgtagctttactatttttcattcaatttcattttttataaggtgcggtgtattgtgcattacgagagtaacatatagtgaaggtgagacaactttggattacgtggtgactgtaggcctcagtcatactcttaattggtcatctctccctccatgttattactcgtatttaccatctatgtcccttgaatatttctcattctgacagatcatcatattggtaccctggtactgtggtctgccccgggtcaagagtacccaatcttctgcaatctgactgtaggaggacaaagagggccatagttcctctagctcgaactttagttgctgaattgggacctcagcagcagttctcgtcaccagttgacacctcgcacccctacacgtcagtcagagatgatgatacatacaacggtagggaattagcttattttttcagagcacaaaagttcgctaattctgtaagtatcatattaaattcagtgggaaaaacttgctttatgtcctttagagacttggcaaggtatgcctacatccttggactaccaattttacttttgaagcatttaactgtttcatttgttttcgaaactttgtttcatttgttagtaggattttcttgcccttattctcttacatgagtaccgggtacaagatttcctgcgcccttgatttaatttaatcatttaatatctttcacttaacgttaattgttaaagatcacacaggataggtgccagttgccacgttgtcctgtttctgacatttcattattgaacattcgtgtacctttatttgctaatttcaccgtgtttcgtctccaaactttccgtgcaaatccagcaggtgaaatagggactttaagtcgtgccaagaggactgaactacaaactcttgcacatgagtatcaactagaagttccctatcaagccaacaaaaatgacctacacaacctgttgatggattactatttagagcaaggtaagatagactctgaaactcatgaaacttactatattgcagataaaactgacttggcaacgctgaaacttaaactagagctggccaagattgaacgtgagcagcaaagagaagcagctgccatacgaagggaagagcacgaacgcgaagctgctttgaggagagacgaacaagaacgtgaagctgccttgaggagagacgaacaagaacgcgaagctgccttgaggagagaagaacacgaacgcgaggtcgcattactccgtgaacgtgaaagagtacagcttgaaaccaaacaacgcgagttggaaatacaacgcgaacatgacaagcaacaagcgactctggctctagagtgtcgtcaacgcgaaatctccttggaaacttcacacttcacccaacgccagcaagctactgccaatcttcccgtcagttttaatatatcacatgcaagtaagttaatgccatcctttgtagaagcagaagttgatgtttttttcaccacctttgaaacccttgctaatcaactcagttggcctgtcaaccaatgggccacacttctcagagtccatcttacaggtagagctgcagtcacactcagtactttggcgtctgagaatgactactacactctgaaacaagcagtgttagacgcctacctactttccaccgaaagttatagaaggaaattccgtgaccacctgaaggcaagtaccactaccttcctcgagtttgctaacacgaaacggaggtatttcatgaaatggctggaagcagcacatgtctctacttttacagaactcgtcaacctgatgcttgttgaagaattcttgagacgtgtgccgcctcctgtccgcctctacttagcagataaagaagaaaccgactacctgaagtgtgctaagtcggctgacacttacagcctcatccaccggctgacacctgaaccatcctccagtaagaagtcgtggtacagttacgagaaggtgagccccgatcaagctggttcacaactgtactgcaagtattgtagactctatggacataccatagacaagtgtggtaagtctcaatacaagggaaccactgacccacaacgacccaaaccaactcctcctaagtccggtaagcctgtgatgaatgttggtgttgatgttaatgatctttctcttttcagtaaccacctgtatactggaactgtctctgccaacggttcaaatccggagggacgtttcaaattgaagatcttgagggacacagcggctctacaatcgatcatcttgaagtcggctgtgcccaacatagtctacaccggggaaacagtcttcatcactgacctcactgctaccactccataccctctcgccagagtccacctggattgtccctacgtgaacggggaagtccaagtcgccgtcagggaaaagccttttcccatgcctggagtgcaacttctcctaggcaacgacttggcagaagacctgcaaccgaccaacctgatcgtcatggacaaaccccaggtgtgtaactctgtgccaagtaaccctattcttgagtatgttccagcagaggttcaagagagtgatgaagtttctcctccggttctcgtgaccacccgtgcacaagccgcacgtccacagccagctgactctactgctaccgctgtccctcaagaccctcagaaactacccccgcatctgaccaagttggagttccgtaagttgcagagggaagatcttactttaacaccattgtttttccaggctgagactcaacccgacagtattcctgggttcttcctagagaacgacttgctctaccgcagatatagacccagtaaactgaaggaggaggacgattgggccaacaccgaacaacttgtgattcccaccagcctgcggcccactattctacacctggcccatggagcattctcccactacggcttcaacaagacttaccatgggattcgtcaagactactactggccaggtatggtaaacaacgtcaaacagtacgtaaaacagtgtcatacatgtcagatggcaggcaaaccgaacgtctccattcccagagcaccactgattcccatacaggtgcctgcggaacctttccacagactcataatagactgtgttggtcctttacctcggaccagttcaggtaacgcctacatcctaaccatcctgtgtcctaccaccagatttcccatagcagttccagtgaagaacatcacggctgctacggttatcaaacatctattgaagatcttcactcaatacggatttcccagggagattcaaagtgactgtggcaccaacttcaccagtgatctcttcaaaaggacacgggaggagttcaacatcaaacaggtattgtccagcccctatcatcctgcttcacagggttctcttgaacgtagtcatcagaccatcaaagcactcttgaaaaagttttgtagtgaaacctcaaaggattgggataagcagattgacctaataatgtgtattttcagaagtctccccaatgagtccctaggagtatctccttatgagatgctctacggccgtaagtgccgtactccccttaaggctttcaaagactctctcagagatgccaccttcagtgagcatcagaatgtgccccagtttcttcaaaaccttcagcacattctagagagagtccaccgctttgcccatgataatctattgaaagcccaggtgagaatgaagactcattacgaccagaccagcaaagtaagaaaattcaagccgggagacttcgtccttgcttatttccctatcccaggttcacctttacaaaacagattttcaggaccctactgcgtcaaagagtgcaggaataataataattatgtgatagagactccagataggcggcggaagacccagctgtgccacgtcaacctcctgaagcaatataatggtactcctcccactgtcttgactaactattccacattcacagaaccctacatccacagtgagaccttcccagcttctcctcccgaaagcactgacaaggagtcggcgctttctaattccaaaatccttaatgatcttcccaaatgctttcaggataatactcgtgctcctatgccctcttctaattccactctcacctcgtcagataagcccttcatcctccatgtcgacgccaatggtaccgacgtgggtggtgtcgtgatgcagcaacgaggcgagaagaattcacctgtcagcaactactgctacaaggaacgacggaacaattggcaaggagctactcttcctcatcctgaagcttcagcacttcactccacacctgaaaagtgctcggtccaccatcaatacggaccacaccaccctacacctcctgcagcacgcccacttctcatctcaacgtcttctactatgggcttgctaactgcagaaattcaacctggagacacgctataccaagagtctgacaacatcttagcccatgatctctccagagtttatgaagtagaagcaactccatccattactccaccacataacgacgtacttcttccagaaccgcaggcttcgggggagagttgtgacgataatctccttcaagagattgagcctgctcttccctccaaaattacgtcttcacaactatataaaagactatggaagaaatgtccaacaacgacaacaccagcaccagcaaggcttgccagggtgagcagaaacgtatgcaaccagccacctgttcgaactccaaccaccaaactacccgttgatcgctacggctccgctgattggtcgccggtctggctgcacctgcctcgcccccccccaatactacctgatgtctggggtcgccccaacatcagtcctgagaatgttccgtgctttcgtagccagcactcctcccagctagacgttagcgtgtactgagagaggtggtggctttaagccaatattccagcacctcccacttaacttttgtgttgcacttcttattattttgccttaacgtaactttcattgtgtcatttaagtattcttattattttgattcattgattttattataagaatttgtttgtgcattattttcatgttttgatttatttaacgtaattaaaatttcattgttaaagtttacttgtgttttgtgtgtcttctccttaccttaccacagacgaagttccagtttttctatttttttttataactatgtgacgaggccatacccctagcctaaacagccgaacaccaacgcgttaccgtcacaatatatatatatatatatatatttatatatatatatatttatatatatatatatttatatatatatatatatttatatatatatatttatatatatatatattaggttaggtttggtagggttggttagttatcatatatctacgtataactagctagttttacctttatatatataatatttatatatatatatattatataaaaagtttgtgaggaagacctctggtgccaatgtggggacccatagcataggagaagaaaataaaaagtattcagaggagaccttgtggtcactcactaaacactaatattatcttctaccacccccattcttttgtatgtacacatatatttgctttatttgaactttgttacaaagagggagttacatataggttacaaagatggttatcatatatatattatttatatatatatattatttatatatatattatttatatatatatatattatttatatataaatatattatttatatataaatatattatttatatataaatatattatttatatataaatatattatttatatataaatatatatatatatactattacactacattcttatgtattacactaatatatatatatatatatatatatatatatatatatatatatattatataaatta
Coding sequences within:
- the LOC138367716 gene encoding uncharacterized protein yields the protein MLKNAPNKLGGNRYKVQTLSQMGGASCGDTVRRMMRRIGTYGVWSQYSLVGRKRKRVFKTLDICNVIIKACINTHTNATERDVETSIADMLKNAPNKHGGNRYKGGEARIHVHHIAESDMTNNENSGEPGAWHTAESSLMSI